Proteins from a genomic interval of Stenotrophomonas maltophilia R551-3:
- a CDS encoding glycosyltransferase family 9 protein yields MASASSSLCLLRLSALGDVTHVVPLVRTLQAARPDTPIHWIIDKAGHKLLDGLPGVTFHAYDKKSGMAGVKELRKQLPPGRFEALLQMQVAFRANLLSAFIPAERRIGYDRSRSKDLHGLFINERIPDRPGIHVLDAIGSFCEPMGLRQTEVSWDLAVPPAAREWAAAQWQDDGRPVLMISPCSSHVRRNWYADRYAAVANHAAQRGWQVVLCGGRSELERSMADAILAQLETPALDLVGKDTLKQLPALLARANLVMTPDSGPMHIANAMGAKVLGLHAASNPNRSGPYSDRRYCVDRYDDAARKYLAKQASDLKWGTKIEFDDVMELITVEDGIAAFERYVADHLG; encoded by the coding sequence ATGGCATCAGCGTCCTCCTCATTGTGCCTCCTGCGCCTGTCCGCACTCGGCGATGTCACCCACGTGGTGCCCTTGGTGCGCACGCTGCAGGCGGCGCGACCGGACACGCCGATCCACTGGATCATCGACAAGGCCGGCCACAAGCTGCTGGACGGCCTGCCCGGCGTGACCTTCCATGCCTACGACAAGAAGAGCGGCATGGCCGGGGTCAAGGAACTGCGCAAGCAGCTGCCACCGGGGCGTTTCGAGGCCCTGCTGCAGATGCAGGTCGCGTTCCGCGCCAACCTGCTGTCGGCGTTCATTCCGGCCGAACGCCGCATCGGCTATGACCGCAGCCGCTCCAAGGACCTGCATGGTCTCTTCATCAACGAACGCATTCCCGACCGCCCCGGCATCCACGTGCTCGACGCCATCGGCAGCTTCTGCGAGCCGATGGGCCTGCGCCAGACCGAGGTCAGCTGGGACCTGGCCGTGCCGCCGGCGGCCCGTGAGTGGGCCGCCGCGCAGTGGCAGGACGATGGCCGTCCGGTGCTGATGATCTCGCCGTGCTCCAGCCACGTGCGCCGCAACTGGTACGCCGACCGCTATGCCGCCGTCGCCAACCACGCCGCACAGCGCGGCTGGCAGGTGGTGCTGTGTGGTGGCCGCAGCGAACTGGAGCGCAGCATGGCCGACGCGATCCTGGCGCAGCTGGAAACCCCGGCGCTGGACCTGGTCGGCAAGGACACGCTCAAGCAGCTGCCTGCCCTGCTTGCCCGCGCCAACCTGGTGATGACCCCGGATTCGGGCCCGATGCACATCGCCAACGCGATGGGCGCCAAGGTACTGGGCCTGCATGCGGCCAGCAACCCGAACCGCAGCGGCCCGTATTCCGACCGCCGCTACTGCGTGGACCGCTACGACGATGCCGCGCGCAAGTACCTAGCCAAGCAGGCCTCGGATCTGAAGTGGGGCACCAAGATCGAGTTCGACGATGTGATGGAACTGATCACCGTGGAAGACGGTATCGCTGCGTTCGAGCGCTACGTCGCCGACCACCTGGGGTGA
- a CDS encoding 3-deoxy-D-manno-octulosonic acid kinase — MVAFDANEALTPCREGRGIGAILFDRERLRQAEADLFSPQHWGSKARPVGEGGRGSAWFIDAPFGASVLRHYLRGGLAAKISHDQYLWRGADRTRSFAEFRLMRALREKKLPVPRPLAAFYMREGLRYRAAILMERIEGVRSLADRALVAGRGAPWEETGRLIARFHRAGLDHADLNAHNILFDGNGHGWLIDFDRGVIRIPATAWRERNLKRLLRSLIKLRGERSVEDVQKDYVRLRRAYDMAWNRGT; from the coding sequence ATGGTCGCATTCGACGCCAATGAAGCGCTGACGCCATGCCGCGAGGGTCGCGGCATCGGGGCCATTCTGTTCGACCGCGAGCGGCTGCGGCAAGCCGAGGCCGACCTGTTCTCGCCCCAGCACTGGGGCAGCAAGGCCCGGCCGGTGGGCGAGGGTGGCCGTGGCAGCGCCTGGTTCATCGATGCGCCGTTCGGTGCCAGCGTCCTGCGCCACTACCTGCGCGGCGGCCTGGCGGCGAAAATCAGCCATGACCAGTACCTCTGGCGCGGCGCAGACCGGACCCGCAGCTTCGCCGAATTCCGGCTGATGCGCGCACTGCGCGAGAAGAAGCTGCCGGTACCCCGGCCCCTGGCGGCGTTCTACATGCGCGAGGGCCTGCGCTACCGGGCGGCGATCCTGATGGAGCGGATCGAGGGCGTGCGTTCGCTGGCCGACCGCGCGCTGGTCGCCGGCCGTGGTGCGCCGTGGGAAGAGACGGGGCGGTTGATCGCCCGCTTCCACCGGGCCGGGCTGGATCATGCCGACCTCAACGCGCACAACATCCTGTTCGATGGCAATGGCCATGGCTGGTTGATCGACTTCGACCGTGGGGTGATCCGCATTCCGGCCACCGCCTGGCGCGAGCGTAACCTGAAGCGCCTGCTGCGCTCGCTGATCAAGCTGCGCGGCGAGCGTAGCGTGGAAGACGTGCAGAAGGACTACGTGCGGCTGCGCCGCGCCTATGACATGGCCTGGAACCGGGGCACCTGA
- a CDS encoding MBL fold metallo-hydrolase translates to MDWSLRFLGVGNASAVELGSPMSVIERDGRPWLTIDCGGEGLTAFKAHYGHMPQALFVTHVHLDHVAGFERLFVDTFFSGQRRGKVRLYVPAPVVPLLHKRIGDYPNVLAEGGANFWDAFQLIVVGEAFWHEGVRLEVFPVRHHWPETAYGLRLQGALAWSGDTRPIPEMLARYAGDNELIAHDCGLHGNPSHTGVEDLEREYSAELQARMMLYHYASEADGQALAARGHRVAQPGQCVPLANPTAPHVLAQDPP, encoded by the coding sequence ATGGACTGGTCGTTGCGTTTCCTTGGCGTCGGCAATGCGTCGGCGGTTGAGCTGGGGTCGCCGATGTCGGTGATCGAGCGCGATGGCCGGCCGTGGCTGACCATCGATTGCGGTGGCGAGGGATTGACCGCGTTCAAGGCGCACTACGGGCACATGCCGCAGGCGCTGTTCGTCACCCATGTGCACCTGGATCACGTGGCCGGCTTCGAACGGCTGTTCGTCGACACCTTCTTCAGCGGGCAGCGACGCGGCAAGGTGCGCCTGTACGTGCCGGCGCCGGTGGTGCCTCTGCTGCACAAGCGCATCGGCGATTACCCGAACGTGCTGGCCGAGGGCGGTGCCAACTTCTGGGACGCGTTCCAGCTGATCGTGGTGGGCGAGGCGTTCTGGCACGAGGGCGTGCGCCTGGAAGTGTTCCCGGTACGCCACCACTGGCCGGAGACCGCCTATGGCCTGCGCCTGCAGGGTGCGCTGGCCTGGAGCGGCGATACCCGGCCGATTCCGGAGATGCTGGCGCGCTATGCCGGTGACAACGAGCTGATCGCGCATGACTGCGGCCTGCACGGCAACCCGTCGCATACCGGCGTGGAAGACCTGGAGCGCGAGTACAGCGCTGAGCTGCAGGCGCGGATGATGCTCTATCACTACGCCAGCGAGGCCGACGGCCAGGCGCTGGCCGCGCGTGGACACCGCGTGGCCCAGCCAGGGCAGTGCGTGCCGCTGGCCAATCCGACCGCACCGCACGTCCTGGCCCAGGACCCACCGTGA
- a CDS encoding DUF4440 domain-containing protein has product MSGAGRPADAALAAELEALERALHEPQVRGDRERLAALLDEDFSEIGSSGRCYGRVAALQEIPQERSEVGIESGDYAVWLLSDGLAQVRYRSRYHVDGQAQGWVLRSSLWRRHAQEWRVVFHQGTPEAR; this is encoded by the coding sequence GTGAGCGGCGCCGGCCGGCCCGCCGATGCGGCGCTGGCCGCCGAACTGGAAGCGCTGGAGCGTGCGCTGCACGAGCCGCAGGTGCGCGGTGACCGCGAGCGTCTGGCGGCACTTCTGGACGAGGATTTCAGCGAGATCGGCAGTTCCGGCCGCTGCTATGGGCGTGTCGCTGCGTTGCAGGAGATTCCGCAGGAGCGCTCGGAGGTCGGGATTGAATCGGGCGACTATGCCGTGTGGCTGCTGTCCGATGGCCTGGCACAGGTGCGCTACCGCAGCCGCTACCACGTTGATGGCCAGGCCCAGGGCTGGGTGTTGCGCAGTTCGCTGTGGCGACGGCATGCGCAGGAATGGCGGGTGGTGTTCCACCAGGGCACGCCTGAGGCGCGGTAG
- a CDS encoding DMT family transporter gives MAWIYLLFAGLLEIVWAVSMKQSEGFTKLTPTVVTIIGMIASFWLLAVAMRSLPLGTAYTIWTGIGAVGAFVVGIVFLGEQVSPMRIGAALLIVSGLVLMKLSSS, from the coding sequence ATGGCCTGGATCTATCTGTTGTTCGCCGGCCTGCTGGAAATCGTCTGGGCCGTGTCCATGAAGCAGTCCGAAGGCTTCACCAAACTCACGCCCACCGTGGTCACCATCATCGGCATGATCGCCAGCTTCTGGCTGCTGGCGGTGGCGATGCGCAGCCTGCCGTTGGGTACCGCCTACACGATCTGGACAGGTATTGGTGCGGTCGGCGCCTTCGTGGTCGGTATCGTCTTCCTCGGCGAGCAGGTCAGCCCGATGCGGATCGGCGCGGCACTGTTGATCGTCTCCGGCCTGGTGCTGATGAAACTCTCGAGCAGCTGA